ATTCTTGTATCTTCTGCGATTGTGGCTAAATAGGTTATATCATTTTCTAATAACTCTAGATGCGCATACCCAGCTGGAGCTAGTTTTATGTTCGTATATAAATTAATATTTTCATACTCAAAGTCTTCAGTTGTAATACACATTGCCTTACCTAAATAACCTATTTGATTAATGACGGGGTCTTTTTGAAATCCAAATTTACCAAGTGTATTTAGTAATTCTTCAACAGTGAAGTATCCTTTTTTTGCACTTCGTTTTACATCACTTCGTACCATCATTTTTAACCAGCGGAGTATGCATAAGCGTATTAGGTAGATAGGTATATCTTTCTCATCCATTTCGGCATCAAGTAAATTTTTTATATGGGAAAACTTACTTATATAATATCTACGATTTCCTCTCATTAATGCCCTAACTGCAATATGTCCAGGCATTGTATAACTATTGGATGATTTTCTTATTTTAATTATTTCTTCATTAGGAATATGCCCGCTACTACAAAAGTTAAGAAACATTTCTAAAGCTATTCTTATATTCCCGCCGGATAGTCCCGTTAGTAGTCTTCTAATAGAGTTCTCATTATTCAGAACAGAATTCAACATAGATAGTAGATAAGTTGACCCATCGTTATTAGGGTCAAACATGACATACATATCATTTTTTAATCTAATTTTACTTTGTTGAGGTTTTGATTCACTACTTTCTTCTGATATTAAGTCTAATGCTAGTTGCACTCTTCTTGTTAGAACTGTTTGAAATCTTGGAGCTTCTATTCTGAAGCTATATTGTTTTATTGCAGTATCTAAAGGTTTTTGATCTTTATAGTTATCATAAGTTTCATCACGTAAAGGTAAAAAGATAATTGATTTTAAAGTATCTTTTGCCCAGTTAGCTACTTCAAACATTAATAATTGAGAGTCTTTATTTTTCTTATCACAATTATCAAAGACAATTATTACTGATTTAGCTCTTTCATTTGCTAAATGTCTTATATAACACCTTAAGGTTTGTTCAAGATCACTTTCGCACTCCCGTAGCTTATTGGCTAAACCTATCTTATATTGCTCGGAATCTTCTGAGAAAATAGAACCTATGCCACGTTTATAGCTATTAACTTCAACAGAATATAACTTTAATAAAAATTCAAGACTTTCAAAATCAAACTCATCTTTAAATTGTTCTTGTAGATTATTAATTATTTCTTGTTGAATCCAACTGTAAATTTTCTCCTTTTCCAAAGGAGCATTATTTAAGTTTAATCTGACCCATATTAATTTATCTTGAATAGATTTAGGAATAGTATTGGTATACTGTAAATAATCAATAAAAGTTGATTTTCCGACCCCTACTTTGCCAATTAATAAAATTATTTGATTATATGCATGTTCTGAAAGGGCCTTATATATCTCAACTGGTCTATCAGTTCTTTGTATTTCTTGAGATATTATTTCACTTGCAGAACTTGATAGTCTCACTAGTTGATCAACTTCGTATCTATTTCTTTTATTTAAATCAGTTGATATATATCCCTTACTGACTATATATTGGCGATGCGTTTTATTATCAGGATTAAATATCCATTGATATGTATCGCTTATAGTTTCACCTAATGGATTTTTTTTAATTTCTTTTTCTTGAAAAGCTTTGCCTCCTAGAACCATTCTAGGTTTTTTTATAAATGGAGGTACTAAAGTTTTAGAAATAGTATTAAAGTGATTCTCTAATCCTACAATGCCTATACTGTCAGATATAGTAATTAAGTATTTTGACCCACATATTAATTCTTGTACTTTACATTTAATTAATGGTGTACTAGAGCCAACTTCTCCAAATTGAAGGTCAACTCCATTTGTTGCTAAAAGAAACCTAACTGGGTTTAATTCTTTGGGAAACTTATCATTAACTTCATGAGCATATAGTCTTGCTTCTCTATAAGCTTCATCTAGATTAAAATCAGATGGTTTTTTTGCTTCAATGATTGCCATAGGAAATCCCCGATTAACTAAAATATAGTCGGGATAATAAATCTTTTCAGACTGTCCTTTTCCTATAGAATATCGATTGATATTAGTTTTTGTTAAAAAATTAGTAGTAGATAAATTTAAACCATAAGGTTCGCTAGAAGTTAGAAATGGGGTAATAAATTTTTGCTCTACGTCACTTTCTGTTGCTGATATATCAAATTTCAAATTATTGATATCTAAATTGTTCTCCGACATATTATAAAACCTTTAAATGATTAGTAGAGGATAATTTTATATTATCCATAAATATTAGTAGGATTAATTTTGAGTTATTATTTGATTTATGTTTTAGAAAATTACTTTATAGATCTTTGATTAGCGGATATATCTATACTATTTCACATCCCACATTAATCCAATTCTTCAAAAATCGCTTCACTATTACCTGTAAACCCGGCAATTTTATCTATTCTAAAAGTGCGGCGTTCTTCTCGATCTAAGCAGTAGCCTTCTAGATATTCATCATCTTTATAATAGGGCTGAATAGCTCGTTCTTGAGTGCCAATAACGTTGCCGTCCTCATCATGTTTTTCGTAGATGAAAGTAATAATAATTGGATTGTTACGATTGTTTTTAGCTTCTGTTTCGATACGTGGATCATTGAAGATATCGAAAGCATCATCTTCTTCATAATCTCGTAAATACCCTGAGTTTACTCTGTCCTGGGTTTCTGCTTTTACTTGTGCTTTATAAAGCTCTTCATCGATTTGAGGAGGAGTAGGGTTTTGCTGTTTACTTTCTCGAACGATGTCTTCAAGTCTTTTAATGAGCTCTTGTTCTTTGCGTTTGCTACGTTTCACAAAGTAATAGATGATAACCCCAAATAAGAGAATGACTATAAATGGACCCATGATCTTACTCCTTAAATTGTTTCTAAAAGAATACGATTTTTTGTTGTTTCTCGTATATCATCAAAACCTTTAGTCACAATATTAGATATCTCTTTATAAGTTAAGATACCAACAATAGAGGGGATAGTGATCATGAAAAACAGAGATGCAAATTGTTCAATCTCAGTGTTAGCAGGAACTGAAACTATTTCTTTTGCAAGAAAAGCAGCAAGGCAAGCGGATAAAAGAAAAATAATTTGTTTAATTATCATTTCGATTTGTTTGTATCTTTGATGAGTTTTTTTAATTTTATCATTGCGTTTTTTATTGGTTACTCGTTCATACTCTTTTAGTTCTTTAAGATCATCTACAGTTGGGGGCTGATAATTATGAATTGTACTTTTAATATTATTATCACCTTGGATAATATCTCCGATAGAACCCCCATCAGCGATAATATCTCCACTTTTATGCCTAGAGCCACCTTTAGGTTGATCATCATCTTTCTTCTTATCTACTCGCCCTTTAGGTTTAACTGCACATGCTTTGGCAGTAGCTTCAAAAATAGCTTTATGATTATCATCTGCACTTTCATATGCTCTAATAATCTCCATTGCTTCAGCCGAGATAACATCTTCAGGAGATTTTTCACCTGTTAATAGATAATGAATGTCTATGCCATGATTTTTTAGATTATAAAGATAGCGAACATCTGGGTATCTTCTATCATCGGGATCTTCTCGTTCATATGTGCCTTGAGTTGTCGCACTAACATCTCCTAAGTCCCCAAATTCGCCCATAGTCATGTTTTTTGAAGAGCGTAATTCCTTTAATCTTTTTGCAAAATCATCAAGCATAAAAACACCTCCTATCAATCAAAAGCGTTATAGTGTTTGCTAATAACTCTTTTCCTTGATATATTTGAATCATAGTTATTCATTTAATCTCTTAGAAGTTAATAGTTAGCGCTATCTTCTAAGAATTACTAAGAGGCATTATATAGGGGTTATTAGTAATAATCATCTCTATACGAGGATTTATCAGCAGATGGGAAAGAATGGCACATACAAGAAATTGGTTCCTTTTTCGGTACTAATCGAAAAAGATTTGCTAGACCTGTTAAAGCAAGTTGCGAAAGATGAGGATAGAAGCTTATCCGCACAGGCAAGACGATATATAGAGCAGGGCATTAAGGATGACTCAAACGGACAATCGTAAGCGATTCCGGTGCAATCAGTGCGGTGAACCAATCTATGTGAGATATACAAAGCTTGTGAGTGCCAATAGCCGGCAGATAGTTTATGAATGCCGGCAGTGTAATCACTATTTGAAATCGATAGAAGAGATTTACCAGATAGCCCAGTTCAGACCGATTACATCGTAATTTAACTTTTATGAATGAATATTTTTTCATGCCGAATTTTCGGCAGGGATTTTTGCAACCTAAAAAAGGAGATCAAGATGATTATCAACATTGCAAATACCTTGATTGCAAACAGAGAAGCAATCGAAAGCAGTCACATGCCTTATGTGACATTTATGTCCTTAGTTCGTAAGGAATTCTCACACCAGGCGTTATTAGAGCATAACGGTAATGCCTTTCAGGCGAGTGAGGCGCTCAATATGAATCGCCGCACATTCATGACTAATTTAGGCATGAGTGCAAGCCAATGGAAGATGGAAAACATGCCACGAGATATGGCTTAGGAGGGTGTTATGACAGATCAAGAGATTATTGGCGTTATGAGCCAATTTTATATTGCAAAACAAGGTTCAATTGTTAGCGAGTTCTTTATAGATCATCAAGCAAATGCAGTAGAAAGATGTCCAGCTTTAGAAAAGCTTTTAAAGGTTAGTAGCCAGGAACTTATTTTTACTACGGAAAATGAGCAAAGATTTTCATCTATTAAACCATTTGAAAATTCTGAATCAGAAGATGTTTATTTAGTTGGTGCAGCTGGTGATGATTCAACAGAAGAAGTTAAAGCAGAAATTGAAGCGGGATTATTACAGCCATTAACTAAACAAGAGTATTTAGAAATATATAGAGGATTGGAAGTGGATTATGAATAACTCAATTACAAGCATTTGGGGATATAAGTGCCCTGGATGTAGCACATTTTATCAAGACAGCATAGATGCAGCTGTTTGTTGTGACGGACTAGAAGCTCAAGGATGGCAGTGTAATGAATGCAACGAGGTTTATCTCGATGTGCACAGTGCGACTGAGTGTTGCAATGATACGGAGGCTGATGATGAGTAATGCAAATGGTCAATTTAAAGGTAAGAAGAACAAGTTAGTTAATCTTAATGATCATCTTTTTGAGCAGATTGAGCGCTTAAATAATGAAGATCTTGATAGTGAAACACTTGAGCGTGAGATTAAACGTGCTGATTCCATGTGCAAAGTTTCAGAAAAAATTATTGATAATGCTGCGCTAGTACTTAAAGCACAAATAGAGTTTGGTATGGGTGATAACGCAGCTGAAAAGCGCATTTTAGGATTGGAAGATAAATCATGAAATATACAGCCGAAGAGATCGAATTTCTTAAAAATAACCAGAGCAAAATGACACGGAAAGAGCTCACTGAAAAATTTAATCAACACTTTAAAAAAAATAGAACCGTCACTGCAATACGTGGGTTTTGCAAAAGAAAGGGGTTCTTAAGACCGAAAAGCACTTGGTATTTTCCTGCAGGGCACATCCCTGTGAACAAAGGATCAGTGGGGCTAACTGGAGCTAATTCAGGATCATTTAAGAAAGGAAATAGACCACATAACACGCTAGAAGTTGGTGCTGTTATTAAAAGAGAAGATGGCTATCTCTATATTAAAGTTGCAGAGCCAAATCATTGGCGACCAAAGCATTATTTAATATGGGAAGAGAGTAATCCACCAGTTTTAGCTGATGAGGCCATTCTTTTTATGGATAACAATCGAGAAAATCTCTCTCTTGATAATTTGATGAAAATTACTAAAGGAGAATTAGCACGAATGAATAAGAAGGGGTTTTCTACTCTTCCGAAAGAACTTAAAAAACAAGCTGTTTATTTAACGCGGTTAAATATTTTAACGAACAAGAAGAGACGTAAAAGGGGGAAATGATGAGCAAAGCTAAGGCGAAAAAACTGTTAGAACACTTTTTGGAGGATGCCATTAGTAAAGTTGGCTTTGATCTGGAAAGTGATGCTTCCTTGGATTTGAAGCTAAAAGCAGATAGCGGTTATCAGTCTAAACAGACATATCAGCGTATTAATGCACTGCAATGGGTTTTGGTGCAATCAATTTTAGAAAGTGACATCGGGAAGAAGAAGGAAGTGCCTCGTGACAAGACTAATCAGGAATATCCGCTTTTTAATCTTTTTCCCATTAAAAAACCACTTCTATAAAGAAGTGGCTCTACCAACGTTGCGGGCCTCTATCTTGGCGGACTTAGCTCGCAACATCAACTAAAGAAAGTATAAAGGAATCATCATGCAAAAGCTATTAAACACTATCGATTTCTCACGAAATGTGCGTCGTAATCTCTTTTTATTATCACAATTAAATGATGTGGCGACTGATTTACCAGAGGTAATGCAGGTGAATCGTCGTATTAAAGAGTATCAAAACGATATTGCTAAGCGTATTGAGCGTAAGCCTGGGTTTATTATTTGGCTTGAATTAATCTCAATTCGTCAGGAAATCAGAGCCTTGCGAAGAAGTGTTTCTAAAAAGACGATAGAAGTATTAAACAAAACGATCCATTAAAGGTGGCGTAAATGAGAAAGATGGATGAGATCACGAGGCAGAATGTGATTAATATTCTTCAAAACCAATACCACATGAGGCCACAAGGGGGAGGACAGCGCTATAAGTATGGCGTTTGTCCTGCCTGTGGCAGTCGAGAACTTTGGGCATTTGCCAATGACCCTTGGACTATTCAATGTGATCGTGAATCTAATTGTGGTTATAAGCAGTCAACGAGAGATCTTCACCCTGAAGCTTTCGCTACGGTGACAGAAAGGGCTCTGAAGCAGGAATCAACGGATCCTAAAATTATTGCAAAAACCTATCTGCAGGAAGAGCGAGGATTAAATATCACGCTGATTGGGGAGTTTGAGCAAGCAACGGCCTTTAACCATAAATCCAAAGAGAGTTCGGCAACGGTACGTTTTTCTCTGCCAAATGGCGGATATTGGGAAAGAGTGATTGAGGATATTGGTATCCCTAAAGCGCTGTTCTCTAAGGATTGCCCTTATAAGGGATATGGTTGGACTTCACCGAAGTTTGACCCCAAGGCAGAAGAGATCTGGGTTGTTGAAGGGATCTTTGATGCTTTGGCTTTACAGCAAAATGGTATTAATGCCATTTCAGCCATGACCTGCCATAACTTCCCCGGCAAAACGTTAGGGGAGATTTATCAAGACAATCCCTTTGCAACGGTTGTGATAGCGCTTGATAGCAATAGTGCCGGCAGACTTGGCACAAGGAAGATGGTCAAGCTTGCCGAGGATATTGGCTTTAAGGTAAAGGCGGCATTAACAAATAGTGGTGATGACTGGAATGATAAGCATATCGCCAAACGATTAAC
The nucleotide sequence above comes from Ignatzschineria rhizosphaerae. Encoded proteins:
- a CDS encoding HNH endonuclease — protein: MKYTAEEIEFLKNNQSKMTRKELTEKFNQHFKKNRTVTAIRGFCKRKGFLRPKSTWYFPAGHIPVNKGSVGLTGANSGSFKKGNRPHNTLEVGAVIKREDGYLYIKVAEPNHWRPKHYLIWEESNPPVLADEAILFMDNNRENLSLDNLMKITKGELARMNKKGFSTLPKELKKQAVYLTRLNILTNKKRRKRGK
- a CDS encoding ogr/Delta-like zinc finger family protein, whose translation is MTQTDNRKRFRCNQCGEPIYVRYTKLVSANSRQIVYECRQCNHYLKSIEEIYQIAQFRPITS
- a CDS encoding type I restriction enzyme HsdR N-terminal domain-containing protein; this translates as MSENNLDINNLKFDISATESDVEQKFITPFLTSSEPYGLNLSTTNFLTKTNINRYSIGKGQSEKIYYPDYILVNRGFPMAIIEAKKPSDFNLDEAYREARLYAHEVNDKFPKELNPVRFLLATNGVDLQFGEVGSSTPLIKCKVQELICGSKYLITISDSIGIVGLENHFNTISKTLVPPFIKKPRMVLGGKAFQEKEIKKNPLGETISDTYQWIFNPDNKTHRQYIVSKGYISTDLNKRNRYEVDQLVRLSSSASEIISQEIQRTDRPVEIYKALSEHAYNQIILLIGKVGVGKSTFIDYLQYTNTIPKSIQDKLIWVRLNLNNAPLEKEKIYSWIQQEIINNLQEQFKDEFDFESLEFLLKLYSVEVNSYKRGIGSIFSEDSEQYKIGLANKLRECESDLEQTLRCYIRHLANERAKSVIIVFDNCDKKNKDSQLLMFEVANWAKDTLKSIIFLPLRDETYDNYKDQKPLDTAIKQYSFRIEAPRFQTVLTRRVQLALDLISEESSESKPQQSKIRLKNDMYVMFDPNNDGSTYLLSMLNSVLNNENSIRRLLTGLSGGNIRIALEMFLNFCSSGHIPNEEIIKIRKSSNSYTMPGHIAVRALMRGNRRYYISKFSHIKNLLDAEMDEKDIPIYLIRLCILRWLKMMVRSDVKRSAKKGYFTVEELLNTLGKFGFQKDPVINQIGYLGKAMCITTEDFEYENINLYTNIKLAPAGYAHLELLENDITYLATIAEDTRITDENLVNDIKRLIVDPEQSFRLPEVYYIASKFIEYIDDIVQGILNNYRTYSKLEELENLISMEKPKGTIERFKSLFSNDESIKWIQFCHEYPIGTKLKGTIKNIVPHLGIFITLDTDNKLSIDGLIHKSKISIRNYSLGDKICVTIDHHDPHIKDKVRLNFAN
- a CDS encoding helix-turn-helix domain-containing protein — encoded protein: MLDDFAKRLKELRSSKNMTMGEFGDLGDVSATTQGTYEREDPDDRRYPDVRYLYNLKNHGIDIHYLLTGEKSPEDVISAEAMEIIRAYESADDNHKAIFEATAKACAVKPKGRVDKKKDDDQPKGGSRHKSGDIIADGGSIGDIIQGDNNIKSTIHNYQPPTVDDLKELKEYERVTNKKRNDKIKKTHQRYKQIEMIIKQIIFLLSACLAAFLAKEIVSVPANTEIEQFASLFFMITIPSIVGILTYKEISNIVTKGFDDIRETTKNRILLETI